A genomic segment from Paenibacillus sp. FSL K6-1096 encodes:
- a CDS encoding metallophosphoesterase family protein — translation MHNLSFRQDGTFTIVQFTDLHWSGTEHDEHTARLMKDIIHNAKPNLVLFTGDVIHYEDCPDPIAAYSDAVAVVLATGSPWAAIFGNHDAGHSLTVKHELLSLQQASPHCLTEAGPVLGNRAGHTVILLNSADGVPSAALYLLDSGSNAAHPPGGFEWITHKQIGWYLDQSAAIAEMNGGQSVPSLAFLHIPLPEYNELWDYHVCYGHNYEGMGCPKVNSGLFAAFVDRGDVKGVFCGHDHVNDFWGELQGIRLHYGRATGYNSYGREGFQRGARVIQLRENGASFDSWLMFEGGEVQLKQPEHGPEKVWKRI, via the coding sequence ATGCACAATTTATCATTCCGCCAGGATGGTACATTCACCATAGTCCAGTTTACCGATTTGCATTGGAGCGGTACGGAGCATGATGAGCATACTGCCCGTTTAATGAAGGATATTATACATAACGCCAAGCCTAATCTGGTACTATTCACCGGGGACGTTATTCATTATGAAGATTGCCCGGACCCAATCGCCGCTTACAGTGATGCAGTAGCCGTTGTTCTGGCAACCGGCTCACCGTGGGCCGCTATCTTTGGCAATCATGATGCAGGACATTCGCTCACCGTTAAGCATGAGTTGCTCAGCCTGCAGCAGGCTAGTCCGCATTGTCTGACAGAGGCAGGACCAGTGCTTGGTAATCGGGCAGGCCATACGGTTATCCTGCTGAACTCGGCTGACGGAGTACCTTCTGCCGCCTTATATCTATTGGATTCGGGAAGCAATGCGGCTCATCCCCCCGGCGGCTTTGAATGGATTACCCATAAACAAATCGGCTGGTATCTGGACCAATCAGCTGCTATTGCAGAAATGAATGGTGGACAGAGTGTGCCTTCACTTGCCTTCCTGCATATTCCCCTGCCTGAATACAATGAGTTGTGGGATTATCATGTGTGCTACGGGCACAACTATGAAGGAATGGGTTGTCCAAAGGTAAACTCTGGTTTATTCGCAGCCTTTGTGGACAGAGGGGATGTTAAGGGTGTTTTCTGCGGGCATGATCATGTGAATGACTTCTGGGGAGAGCTTCAAGGCATCCGCTTGCATTATGGACGGGCAACCGGTTATAACAGTTACGGGCGGGAGGGGTTCCAGCGGGGTGCAAGGGTAATTCAACTTAGGGAGAACGGAGCCTCATTTGACAGCTGGCTTATGTTTGAAGGCGGTGAAGTGCAGCTTAAGCAGCCTGAACATGGGCCGGAGAAGGTGTGGAAGCGGATTTAA
- a CDS encoding suppressor of fused domain protein — MESAKERELSFDIRRTVILGAYMREWEMPEYRVILSKPETGVHVEIYYFPAAGEGEIARFATVGLSAAHRPNGQVVGAEWMMALTPDLGGESVDRIFTYLSDLIAHHIETAGDSRIPRVMGESPLAPANWTTTALLLDELRGESEELEAIEVGDEGVQIQWAVPVTAQEAALILSEGVESFDSYIEEIEHSIIDPRRPNASSEA, encoded by the coding sequence ATGGAATCAGCTAAAGAGAGGGAGCTCTCCTTCGATATCCGCAGGACGGTTATCCTAGGTGCCTATATGCGGGAGTGGGAGATGCCGGAGTACCGGGTGATCTTAAGCAAGCCCGAAACAGGCGTCCATGTTGAGATCTATTATTTTCCGGCGGCGGGGGAGGGTGAGATTGCGAGGTTCGCGACAGTCGGGTTATCCGCGGCTCACCGGCCCAATGGACAAGTAGTGGGTGCGGAGTGGATGATGGCTCTAACCCCTGACTTAGGCGGAGAGTCTGTGGACCGGATTTTCACCTATCTCAGTGACCTTATTGCGCATCATATCGAGACTGCCGGTGATTCACGGATACCTAGAGTAATGGGGGAGAGTCCGCTTGCTCCGGCGAACTGGACAACCACTGCCCTGTTGCTGGATGAGCTTAGGGGAGAAAGTGAGGAACTGGAGGCGATCGAGGTTGGAGACGAGGGGGTTCAGATCCAATGGGCGGTGCCAGTCACGGCGCAGGAAGCCGCATTAATCTTAAGTGAAGGCGTGGAATCGTTCGATTCCTACATCGAAGAGATTGAGCATTCCATTATTGATCCCCGGCGGCCGAATGCTTCCTCGGAAGCGTAA
- a CDS encoding beta-glucoside-specific PTS transporter subunit IIABC encodes MDQQKLAKEILRLVGGEDNIQDYTHCMTRLRFNLRDNGTADRAKLKELPGVMDVNINGGQFQVIIGNDVSKVYGELSKIAKNNAGSAKEDTDQGNNKGQKLGIKGSIGKFFADVLPGIFNPLVPAIAGAGMIKALLAVIVMFNATAANTDLYKILNIISDAVFYFLPMLLAFSSAKKFNVNPYLAVVIGGVLLHPNFAKFMADGLTSMSFLGLPVKLVSYSSTVIPIIATVWIMSYVERFVRKIVPNVLKTILEPMLILLIVAPIALIVIGPLGIYIGNAIADGYMYFYEHFGVIAGTLLGATFSLMVITGLHYGLIPLVFQAIAQNGFDYIMPIMTVANIAQAGAVFAVFLRTKNGSLKSLSGASTISALMGISEPAIYGVNLKLKKPFIAGLIGSAAGAFILSIFQVAAYALGKVGLPSLPLYIGHKFSLMVLAVVVSFVVAAVVTYVLGFKDVTEAPVEENNTDLPEPSASEPVSAKKLQNEQIYAPIAGEVKSLSEVSDPAFSQETMGKGVAILPSEGRVVSPINGMVSVAFKKKHAVLLTSDDGAEVLIHVGIDTVKLGGKHFTLHVNQGDRINVGDLILEFDKDSIIQEGFEIITPVIISNTGDYTDIAAVSQTTVKEKDALLKLTV; translated from the coding sequence ATGGATCAACAAAAGCTGGCAAAAGAAATACTGAGGTTAGTAGGCGGGGAAGACAACATACAGGATTATACCCATTGTATGACCAGACTTCGCTTCAATCTGCGGGATAATGGGACGGCAGACCGGGCAAAGCTGAAGGAGCTGCCTGGAGTAATGGATGTGAACATTAACGGCGGGCAATTTCAGGTGATTATCGGGAACGATGTGTCCAAGGTGTACGGGGAGTTAAGCAAGATTGCCAAAAACAATGCCGGCTCTGCCAAGGAGGACACTGATCAAGGTAACAATAAAGGGCAGAAGCTTGGCATCAAAGGCTCGATTGGCAAGTTTTTTGCAGATGTATTACCCGGGATATTCAATCCGCTTGTTCCGGCAATAGCGGGAGCAGGGATGATCAAGGCGCTGCTGGCTGTAATCGTCATGTTCAATGCCACAGCGGCCAATACGGATCTCTACAAAATTCTGAATATTATTTCAGATGCCGTATTCTATTTCCTGCCGATGCTGCTCGCCTTCAGCTCTGCCAAGAAATTCAATGTCAATCCGTATCTGGCAGTTGTGATCGGGGGCGTGCTGCTCCATCCTAACTTTGCCAAATTCATGGCTGACGGTTTAACGTCGATGAGCTTCCTGGGACTGCCGGTCAAGCTGGTATCCTATTCGTCAACGGTTATTCCTATTATCGCAACAGTATGGATTATGTCTTATGTGGAACGTTTTGTCCGTAAAATTGTACCGAATGTACTGAAGACCATCCTGGAGCCGATGCTGATCCTGTTGATTGTGGCCCCTATCGCCTTAATCGTGATTGGCCCACTGGGCATTTATATTGGTAACGCTATTGCCGATGGCTACATGTATTTCTATGAGCATTTCGGTGTAATCGCCGGTACGCTTCTCGGAGCCACGTTCTCGCTGATGGTCATCACCGGACTGCACTACGGCCTCATTCCGCTTGTTTTCCAGGCGATTGCCCAGAACGGCTTCGACTACATTATGCCGATTATGACCGTTGCTAATATCGCGCAGGCCGGTGCGGTATTCGCCGTATTCCTGAGAACCAAGAACGGCAGCCTGAAGTCCTTATCTGGAGCGTCAACCATCAGTGCGCTGATGGGAATCTCTGAACCTGCGATTTATGGTGTGAACCTCAAATTGAAAAAGCCGTTTATTGCCGGATTGATCGGTAGTGCCGCAGGTGCATTCATCTTAAGTATCTTCCAGGTGGCAGCTTATGCATTAGGTAAAGTTGGACTGCCGTCCTTGCCGCTGTACATCGGACATAAATTCTCGCTGATGGTTCTGGCGGTGGTTGTCAGCTTTGTTGTTGCTGCTGTAGTCACTTATGTTCTGGGCTTCAAGGATGTTACAGAGGCACCGGTGGAAGAGAACAATACGGACCTTCCCGAGCCGTCTGCGAGTGAACCTGTATCTGCCAAAAAGCTGCAAAATGAACAAATCTATGCGCCCATTGCCGGCGAGGTTAAAAGCTTAAGCGAAGTCAGCGATCCGGCCTTTTCGCAGGAGACGATGGGGAAAGGTGTTGCCATTCTGCCTAGCGAGGGCCGGGTGGTCTCCCCGATTAATGGTATGGTGTCGGTGGCGTTCAAAAAGAAACATGCCGTTCTCCTTACCAGTGACGATGGAGCAGAGGTTCTGATTCACGTCGGGATTGATACGGTCAAGCTGGGCGGCAAACACTTCACGCTGCATGTGAATCAAGGTGACCGGATAAATGTCGGCGACCTGATTCTTGAATTCGATAAGGACAGCATTATTCAGGAGGGCTTCGAGATCATAACTCCGGTAATCATCTCAAATACGGGCGACTACACAGACATTGCCGCTGTCAGCCAGACTACCGTGAAAGAAAAGGATGCTCTGCTGAAACTAACTGTATAA
- a CDS encoding TetR/AcrR family transcriptional regulator, whose translation MARPREFDEDKALDAAMHVFWEKGFEAASLSDLTARMGIQRPSIYATFGDKKGLFEAALRKYTSSHAAHVRLSLQKHASVREAFRTFFEDMVSKEYGKSPSWGCFCINSMVELAPHDEKFELLTREHQMYLSVIFQETIERGLRSGELDPGINAKNLAQTLVISLIGLTVFLKSRPDRAVVDTFVREILNLVR comes from the coding sequence ATGGCCCGTCCGCGCGAATTTGATGAGGACAAGGCGTTAGATGCGGCGATGCATGTATTCTGGGAAAAAGGATTCGAAGCGGCCTCATTAAGCGACTTAACCGCCAGAATGGGCATTCAGCGTCCAAGCATATACGCTACCTTTGGCGACAAAAAAGGATTATTTGAAGCTGCACTGCGGAAATATACGAGCTCCCATGCTGCCCATGTCCGCCTCAGTCTGCAAAAGCATGCTTCGGTTAGAGAGGCGTTCCGCACTTTTTTTGAAGATATGGTGTCGAAAGAATACGGGAAAAGCCCGAGCTGGGGCTGCTTCTGCATCAATTCAATGGTGGAGCTGGCTCCCCATGACGAGAAGTTTGAGCTCCTGACCAGGGAACATCAGATGTACCTCTCGGTCATCTTCCAGGAAACGATAGAACGGGGCTTGCGGTCAGGAGAGCTTGATCCCGGAATTAACGCCAAAAATCTGGCGCAGACACTGGTCATTTCGTTAATAGGCCTCACGGTGTTCCTGAAGTCCCGCCCGGACAGGGCGGTTGTTGATACTTTTGTGAGAGAGATACTTAACTTAGTAAGGTAG
- a CDS encoding LuxR C-terminal-related transcriptional regulator, with the protein MEELKESFVTNVEDMSWIRRTSDCYFIIDETGRVIQWSTELEMLLGISATQAVGKTCRSLDLFSDCTGNSLCRTCQVLNATKHMNNCNGSRKVFVQCGSIRVPFMKDIRVSSYNKRLIWVTLEQTSRFSLIEKLTPQENKVLHLLSRGYSTQQISLELYISYTTVRTHIRNLLSKLGVHNQKEAVSLFFRAAYNGNNE; encoded by the coding sequence ATGGAAGAGCTCAAAGAGTCTTTCGTAACTAATGTAGAGGATATGAGTTGGATCAGGCGAACTTCTGACTGCTACTTTATCATTGATGAGACCGGGCGAGTTATACAATGGAGCACAGAGCTTGAAATGCTGCTTGGTATTTCAGCTACACAAGCTGTAGGCAAGACCTGCCGTTCGCTTGATCTCTTCAGTGATTGTACCGGGAACAGTCTCTGTAGAACCTGCCAGGTTCTAAATGCTACAAAACACATGAACAATTGCAACGGATCACGCAAGGTATTTGTTCAATGTGGCTCCATCCGGGTTCCTTTTATGAAGGATATTCGTGTCAGCAGCTACAATAAGCGGTTAATTTGGGTGACCCTCGAACAGACCTCGAGGTTTTCTCTGATAGAGAAGCTGACTCCCCAAGAAAATAAGGTGCTGCACCTATTATCCAGAGGCTATTCAACGCAGCAGATTTCTTTAGAATTATACATTTCATATACTACGGTACGGACTCATATCCGCAATCTTTTGAGTAAGCTTGGAGTTCACAACCAAAAGGAGGCAGTTTCTCTTTTTTTTCGAGCCGCTTACAATGGAAATAATGAGTAA
- a CDS encoding 6-phospho-beta-glucosidase, with translation MKQTDMQFPEGFLWGGAIAANQAEGAYQENGKGLSIADILANGIFNPPYEHPDKKNPYHEAIDFYHRYEEDIALFAEMGFKALRTSIAWTRIFPNGDEETPNEAGLRFYDQLFDCMRKYNIEPVVTLSHYEMPLGLARDYGGWRNRKLIEFFERYAITVFKRYKDKVKYWIAFNEINVLLHIPFVGGGTVIEEGENKKQIIYQMAHYQHVASALAAKACHEIIPGSQMGCMIAAGPYYPHTCHPDDILTAMEMDRQVYFFTDVMARGYYPTYVKRWFKEYDIKLDLTAEDEQLLKQHTVDYISFSYYKSRCASANPSGLEMVSGNLAMGVKNPYLKASEWGWQIDPTGLRFTLNQLYDRYQKPLFIVENGFGAVDTVEEDDSIQDDYRISYLRDHMIEAGKAIEDGVELLGFLSWGPIDIVSASTGEMKKRYGYIYVDKDNEGNGTLRRIKKKSFDWYKEVIASNGESL, from the coding sequence ATGAAACAGACAGACATGCAATTCCCGGAAGGCTTCTTATGGGGGGGCGCAATTGCGGCCAATCAGGCGGAAGGCGCTTATCAGGAGAACGGTAAAGGGTTATCGATTGCTGATATTTTGGCCAACGGGATTTTTAACCCGCCTTATGAGCATCCCGACAAGAAGAATCCTTACCATGAGGCTATAGATTTCTACCACAGATATGAGGAGGACATCGCTTTATTTGCGGAGATGGGCTTTAAGGCGCTGCGTACCTCCATTGCCTGGACGAGAATATTTCCGAACGGGGACGAAGAGACGCCCAATGAAGCTGGCTTGCGGTTCTACGATCAATTATTCGATTGTATGCGAAAATATAATATTGAGCCGGTTGTGACGCTGTCCCATTATGAGATGCCGCTTGGACTGGCCAGGGACTACGGCGGTTGGAGAAACCGCAAGCTGATTGAGTTCTTTGAGCGATATGCGATTACCGTATTCAAGCGCTACAAGGACAAGGTGAAGTACTGGATTGCCTTCAACGAGATCAATGTGCTGCTCCATATTCCCTTCGTCGGCGGAGGAACGGTCATTGAGGAAGGTGAGAATAAGAAGCAGATTATCTACCAGATGGCGCATTACCAGCATGTAGCCAGTGCCCTGGCGGCGAAGGCCTGCCATGAGATCATTCCAGGCTCGCAGATGGGCTGTATGATTGCCGCAGGGCCGTATTACCCGCATACCTGCCATCCGGATGATATTCTCACAGCGATGGAGATGGACAGACAGGTTTATTTTTTCACAGATGTAATGGCCAGAGGGTACTACCCTACTTACGTGAAACGTTGGTTCAAGGAATATGATATCAAGCTTGATCTGACGGCAGAGGATGAGCAGCTGCTCAAGCAGCATACCGTCGATTACATCAGCTTCAGCTATTACAAGAGCCGCTGCGCCAGTGCTAATCCGAGCGGGCTGGAGATGGTATCGGGCAACCTGGCTATGGGGGTCAAGAATCCTTATCTGAAAGCGTCCGAGTGGGGCTGGCAGATCGATCCCACGGGCCTGAGATTCACGCTGAACCAGCTTTACGACCGCTATCAGAAGCCGCTGTTCATTGTCGAGAACGGGTTCGGCGCGGTGGATACGGTTGAAGAGGACGACAGCATCCAGGATGATTACCGGATCTCCTACCTGCGGGACCATATGATTGAAGCGGGCAAAGCGATTGAAGACGGTGTTGAACTGCTGGGCTTCCTGAGCTGGGGACCGATTGATATTGTAAGTGCCTCAACAGGTGAGATGAAGAAGCGGTACGGGTACATCTATGTCGACAAGGATAATGAGGGGAACGGAACCCTGCGCAGAATTAAGAAGAAGAGCTTCGACTGGTACAAGGAGGTTATTGCTTCCAACGGGGAGAGTTTATAG
- a CDS encoding PRD domain-containing protein, translating into MRIQKVLNNNAVITVNEQNKEVVVMGKGIAFRKKSGDLIEEDHIEKIFMDNESISDQMKTLLSEIPLEHMEISERIINLAKMNLGKRLHDSIYVSLTDHIHSAIERSKQGHHIKNVLLWEVKKFYQDEFAIGEKALLLIREELGIQFPEDEAAHIALHLVNAHMNEEIPNVVKITKIVHEILNIVKYHFKIDYDEESLTYYRFVTHLKFFARRILNGTHIENSDSELYEMVKQQYKESFLCGRKIQDYIRKTYNCTLTNEEIMYLTIHIERVVHLK; encoded by the coding sequence ATGAGAATCCAAAAAGTGTTGAATAATAATGCCGTGATCACTGTGAATGAACAGAATAAAGAAGTTGTAGTAATGGGTAAGGGAATTGCGTTCAGGAAGAAATCAGGCGATCTGATTGAGGAGGATCACATCGAGAAGATCTTCATGGACAATGAAAGCATCTCTGACCAAATGAAGACGCTTCTATCCGAAATCCCGCTGGAGCATATGGAAATTTCGGAGCGCATTATTAATCTCGCCAAAATGAATCTGGGGAAGAGACTGCACGACAGCATCTATGTTAGCCTGACCGACCACATCCATTCAGCGATCGAACGGTCCAAGCAGGGTCACCATATCAAGAATGTATTGCTGTGGGAGGTCAAGAAATTCTACCAGGACGAATTCGCGATTGGCGAGAAAGCGCTGTTATTGATCCGCGAGGAGCTGGGAATTCAGTTCCCGGAGGACGAGGCTGCCCATATTGCGCTCCATCTGGTGAATGCGCATATGAATGAAGAAATTCCGAATGTAGTGAAAATCACCAAGATTGTGCATGAAATTCTCAATATCGTGAAGTATCACTTCAAAATCGATTACGATGAAGAGTCGCTAACGTATTACAGGTTCGTCACCCATCTTAAATTCTTCGCCCGAAGAATATTAAATGGAACGCATATTGAGAATTCGGATAGTGAGTTATATGAGATGGTCAAGCAGCAGTATAAAGAGTCCTTCTTGTGCGGACGGAAGATTCAGGATTATATCCGAAAAACATACAACTGCACACTAACCAATGAAGAGATCATGTACTTGACCATCCATATTGAAAGAGTTGTTCATCTAAAATAA